The genomic stretch CACCTGCGTCACCTCAACCCGATGCCCGCCAACCTGGGGGATGTGCTTCGCGGCTACGACAAGGTGCTGGTGCCCGAGATGAACCTGGGGCAGCTGGCCTTCTTGCTGCGCGCCCGATACTTGGTGGACGTCCAGAGTTATTCACGGGTGCGGGGGCTGCCCATTTCGGTGGGTGAGCTGGAGGCCGACCTGACCGCTGAGATCGACTCACTGGAGGTGGAATGATGCACGGGCTCGCCGGGCTTCCCCTCGCGCAGGCACCGCAATCCCGGAAGGACTACACCAGCGACCAGGAGGTGCGTTGGTGTCCTGGCTGCGGCGATTACGTGATCCTGTCCACCTTCCAGGCCATGATGGCCGACCTCGGCATCGCCCGGGAGAACACCGTCGTGATCTCCGGCATCGGGTGCTCGTCGCGCTTCCCCTACTACGTGGACTGCTACGGAATGCACTCCATCCACGGTCGCGCCACCGCTATCGCCACCGGGGTCGCGGCGGCCCGCGAGGATCTCAACGTGTGGGTGATCACGGGTGACGGTGATGCGCTGTCGATCGGCGGCAACCATCTCATCCACGCACTGCGGCGCAATGTGAACATCAACATCCTGCTGTTCAACAACCGCATCTACGGGCTGACGAAAGGGCAGTACTCCCCCACCTCGGAGCAGGGCAAGCTGACCAAGTCCACGCCCTACGGCTCCTTGGACGTGCCGTTCAACCCGGTGGCGCTGGCGCTCGGCGCGGAGGCGTCGTTCGTGGCGCGCGCCGTCGACTCCGATAGAGCTCAGCTCACTGACGTCATGAACGCGGCGGTCCGGCATCGTGGCGCCGCCCTGATCGAGATCTACCAGAACTGCCCAATCTTCAACGACGAGGCCTTCGACGCCCTGAAGGGCCCGGAGTCGGCGAACGCGCTGATCCGGCTCCGCGACGGTGAACCCGTGGTTTTCGGCACCGAGGAACAGTTCTGCGTGGTCCGGGAACCCGACGGGGGGTTGCGGGTCGCCGAAACCGCCACCACTGCCCCGGAGAGGATCGTCATCCACGACACGAGACGCCCGGACCCGTCACAGGCCTTCGCCCTGGCGCAGCTCACCGACCACGGCGTGATGCACCGCGCCCCGGTCGGGATCTTCCGGCAGGTGGAACGTCCTGCCTACGACGACCTGCTGCGCGCGCAGGTGGCCGAGGCACGCGCGGAGAGTCCGCACGATGCATTGCAGGCCGCCATGTCCGGGAAGAGTTTCTGGAAAATCGACTGAAATATCGTGTGGGCAGTGTGTGGGCCCGGCGATCCGTGGATCGCCGGGCCCACACACTGAAGCAGGTTTTTCTTATCTGTCTTCCCAGACCACCTTGGGATCATCCTCGGCAACATTGAGCGTCGCCTTCGGGAATCTCGATCCCTTACCGAATCCCCAGAGATCGCACGGCTCTGTTCCGCTCGAGTCGGTGCACGTGGCAGACAGGCTCACAGAACCCATGTCTCT from Arachnia propionica encodes the following:
- a CDS encoding 2-oxoacid:ferredoxin oxidoreductase subunit beta codes for the protein MHGLAGLPLAQAPQSRKDYTSDQEVRWCPGCGDYVILSTFQAMMADLGIARENTVVISGIGCSSRFPYYVDCYGMHSIHGRATAIATGVAAAREDLNVWVITGDGDALSIGGNHLIHALRRNVNINILLFNNRIYGLTKGQYSPTSEQGKLTKSTPYGSLDVPFNPVALALGAEASFVARAVDSDRAQLTDVMNAAVRHRGAALIEIYQNCPIFNDEAFDALKGPESANALIRLRDGEPVVFGTEEQFCVVREPDGGLRVAETATTAPERIVIHDTRRPDPSQAFALAQLTDHGVMHRAPVGIFRQVERPAYDDLLRAQVAEARAESPHDALQAAMSGKSFWKID